From a single Camelus bactrianus isolate YW-2024 breed Bactrian camel chromosome 11, ASM4877302v1, whole genome shotgun sequence genomic region:
- the AIFM2 gene encoding ferroptosis suppressor protein 1 isoform X1 gives MGSQVSMDKGAVHVVIVGGGFGGIAAASQLQALNIPFLLVDMKDSFHHNVAALRASVESGFAKKTFISYSASFKENFRQGLVVGIDLKNQTVLLEDGEALRFSHLILATGSTGLFPGKFNQVSSQQVAIQAYEDMVTQVQCSQSIVVVGGGSAGVEMAAEIKTEYPEKEVTLIHSQMALADKELLPCVRQEAKEILLRKGVQLLLSERVSNLEELPLNEYRECIKVQTDKGTEVAANLVIVCNGIKINSLAYRSAFDDGLASNGALKVNEYLQVEGCSHVYAIGDCADVKEPKMAYHAGLHANVAVTNIINSMKQRPLKAYRPGALTFLLAMGRNDGVGQISGFYVGRLMVRLAKSRDLFISSSWKTMRQSPP, from the exons ATGGGGTCCCAGGTATCGATGGACAAGGGAGCTGTGCACGTGGTGATCGTGGGCGGGGGCTTTGGCGGGATTGCGGCCGCCAGCCAGCTGCAGGCGCTGAACATCCCCTTCTTGCTTGTGGACATGAAGGACTCCTTCCACCACAATGTAGCAGCCCTCCGGGCCTCCGTGGAGAGTG GATTTGCCAAAAAGACATTCATTTCCTACTCAGCGAGCTTCAAGGAAAACTTCCGGCAGGGCCTGGTGGTCGGGATAGACCTGAAGAATCAGACTGTGCTGctggaggatggcgag GCCCTGCGCTTCTCACATCTCATCCTGGCCACGGGCAGCACCGGGCTCTTCCCGGGCAAGTTTAACCAGGTTTCCAGCCAGCAGGTCGCCATCCAGGCCTATGAGGACATGGTGACACAG GTCCAGTGCTCACAGTCCATTGTGGTGGTAGGAGGAGGCTCTGCAGGAGTGGAGATGGCAGCAGAGATTAAAACAGAATACCCCGAGAAAGAG GTCACTCTCATTCACTCGCAAATGGCCCTCGCTGACAAGGAGCTCCTTCCCTGTGTCCGGCAGGAAGCCAAGGAGATCCTGCTCCGGAAAGGCGTGCAGCTGCTGCTGA GTGAGCGGGTGAGCAACCTGGAGGAGCTGCCTCTCAATGAGTATCGAGAGTGCATCAAGGTGCAGACGGACAAAGGCACGGAGGTGGCCGCCAACCTGGTGATCGTCTGCAATGGTATCAAGATCAATAGTTTGGCCTACCGCAGCGCGTTTG ATGACGGACTGGCCAGTAATGGTGCCCTGAAAGTGAACGAGTATCTCCAGGTGGAGGGCTGCAGCCATGTCTACGCCATCGGTGACTGCGCTGACGTGAAGGAGCCCAAGATGGCCTATCATGCTGGCCTTCATGCCAATGTTGCCGTGACCAACATCATCAACTCCATGAAGCAGAGGCCTCTCAAAGCCTACAGGCCAG GTGCGCTAACGTTCCTCCTGGCCATGGGGAGAAATGACGGTGTGGGCCAGATCAGTGGCTTCTACGTGGGGCGGCTCATGGTGCGGCTGGCCAAGAGCCGGGACCTGTTCATCTCCTCAAGCTGGAAAACCATGCGGCAGTCTCCACCCTGA
- the AIFM2 gene encoding ferroptosis suppressor protein 1 isoform X2, producing the protein MGSQVSMDKGAVHVVIVGGGFGGIAAASQLQALNIPFLLVDMKDSFHHNVAALRASVESGFAKKTFISYSASFKENFRQGLVVGIDLKNQTVLLEDGEALRFSHLILATGSTGLFPGKFNQVSSQQVAIQAYEDMVTQVTLIHSQMALADKELLPCVRQEAKEILLRKGVQLLLSERVSNLEELPLNEYRECIKVQTDKGTEVAANLVIVCNGIKINSLAYRSAFDDGLASNGALKVNEYLQVEGCSHVYAIGDCADVKEPKMAYHAGLHANVAVTNIINSMKQRPLKAYRPGALTFLLAMGRNDGVGQISGFYVGRLMVRLAKSRDLFISSSWKTMRQSPP; encoded by the exons ATGGGGTCCCAGGTATCGATGGACAAGGGAGCTGTGCACGTGGTGATCGTGGGCGGGGGCTTTGGCGGGATTGCGGCCGCCAGCCAGCTGCAGGCGCTGAACATCCCCTTCTTGCTTGTGGACATGAAGGACTCCTTCCACCACAATGTAGCAGCCCTCCGGGCCTCCGTGGAGAGTG GATTTGCCAAAAAGACATTCATTTCCTACTCAGCGAGCTTCAAGGAAAACTTCCGGCAGGGCCTGGTGGTCGGGATAGACCTGAAGAATCAGACTGTGCTGctggaggatggcgag GCCCTGCGCTTCTCACATCTCATCCTGGCCACGGGCAGCACCGGGCTCTTCCCGGGCAAGTTTAACCAGGTTTCCAGCCAGCAGGTCGCCATCCAGGCCTATGAGGACATGGTGACACAG GTCACTCTCATTCACTCGCAAATGGCCCTCGCTGACAAGGAGCTCCTTCCCTGTGTCCGGCAGGAAGCCAAGGAGATCCTGCTCCGGAAAGGCGTGCAGCTGCTGCTGA GTGAGCGGGTGAGCAACCTGGAGGAGCTGCCTCTCAATGAGTATCGAGAGTGCATCAAGGTGCAGACGGACAAAGGCACGGAGGTGGCCGCCAACCTGGTGATCGTCTGCAATGGTATCAAGATCAATAGTTTGGCCTACCGCAGCGCGTTTG ATGACGGACTGGCCAGTAATGGTGCCCTGAAAGTGAACGAGTATCTCCAGGTGGAGGGCTGCAGCCATGTCTACGCCATCGGTGACTGCGCTGACGTGAAGGAGCCCAAGATGGCCTATCATGCTGGCCTTCATGCCAATGTTGCCGTGACCAACATCATCAACTCCATGAAGCAGAGGCCTCTCAAAGCCTACAGGCCAG GTGCGCTAACGTTCCTCCTGGCCATGGGGAGAAATGACGGTGTGGGCCAGATCAGTGGCTTCTACGTGGGGCGGCTCATGGTGCGGCTGGCCAAGAGCCGGGACCTGTTCATCTCCTCAAGCTGGAAAACCATGCGGCAGTCTCCACCCTGA
- the MACROH2A2 gene encoding core histone macro-H2A.2, producing the protein MSGRSGKKKMSKLSRSARAGVIFPVGRLMRYLKKGTFKYRISVGAPVYMAAVIEYLAAEILELAGNAARDNKKARIAPRHILLAVANDEELNQLLKGVTIASGGVLPRIHPELLAKKRGTKGKSETILSPPPEKRGRKATSGKKGGKKSKAAKPRTSKKSKPKDSDKEGTSNSTSEDGPGDGFTILSSKSLVLGQKLSLTQSDISHIGSMRVEGIVHPTTAEIDLKEDIGKALEKAGGKEFLETVKELRKSQGPLEVAEAAVSQSSGLAAKFVIHCHIPQWGSDKCEEQLEETIKNCLSAAEDKKLKSVAFPPFPSGRNCFPKQTAAQVTLKAISAHFDDSSASSLKNVYFLLFDSESIGIYVQEMAKLDAK; encoded by the exons atGTCGGGCCGGAGCGGGAAGAAGAAAATGTCCAAGCTGTCACGTTCAGCCAGGGCTGGGGTCATCTTCCCAGTGGGGAGGCTGATGCGTTACCTGAAGAAAGGGACGTTCAAGTACCGAATCAGCGTGGGTGCTCCCGTCTACATGGCCGCAGTCATCGAATACCTGGCAG CGGAAATTCTAGAATTGGCTGGGAATGCCGCAAGGGACAACAAGAAGGCCCGGATAGCCCCAAGACACATCCTGCTGGCAGTTGCCAATGATGAAGAACTCAATCAG CTGCTAAAAGGAGTGACCATTGCCAGCGGGGGCGTCCTGCCCAGAATTCACCCTGAACTGCTGGCCAAAAAGCGAGGGACCAAAGGCAAGTCGGAAActattctctcccctcccccagagaagagaggaaggaaggccaCGTCGGGCAAGAAGGGGGGCAAGAAATCCAAGGCTGCCAAACCACGGACGTCCAAAAAG TCCAAACCAAAGGACAGCGATAAAGAAGGAACTTCAAATTCCACCTCTGAAGATGGGCCAGGGGATGGATTCACCATCTTGTCTTCTAAGAGCCTTGTTCTAGGGCAGAAG CTGTCCTTGACCCAGAGTGACATCAGCCATATTGGCTCCATGAGAGTGGAGGGCATTGTCCACCCAACCACAGCCGAAATTGACCTCAAGGAAGATATAG GTAAGGCCTTGGAAAAGGCTGGGGGGAAGGAGTTCTTGGAAACGGTAAAGGAGCTTCGCAAGTCCCAGGGCCCTTTGGAAGTTGCTGAAG CTGCCGTCAGCCAGTCCAGCGGACTTGCAGCCAAATTTGTCATCCACTGTCACATCCCTCAGTGGGGTTCCGACAAATGTGAAGAACAGCTTGAAGAGACCATCAAAAACTGCCTGTCAGCGGCAGAGGACAAGAAGCTGAAGTCAGTGGCGTTCCCGCCCTTCCCCAGCGGCAG AAACTGCTTCCCCAAACAGACGGCAGCCCAGGTGACCCTCAAAGCCATCTCGGCCCACTTTGACGACTCGAGTGCATCCTCGCTGAAGAATGTCTACTTCCTGCTCTTCGACAGCGAGAGCATCGGCATCTACGTGCAGGAGATGGCCAAACTCGACGCCAAGTAG